The DNA region CGCAACAAACTCGATATGCGCGATCGCATGGAGCATGGCGATGCGCGCGCGGTCCGACCCGATCTTGCCGCGCCGGGGCATCTGCGCGGGCGGCAATAATATAGGCGTTGCGGGGCGCGCGGGCACATCCGGCATCGCGCTGTCGAAGCGATGCGCCAGTCGGCCCAGCCGCCATGCGCGCGCCACGGCGCGTGCGGCCATCAGCTTGTCACGCGGATCGGGCGTGCGCAGCACATGCGCGCAAGCCGCGCCCACGCTGGTGACGTCAACGGGCAGGATCAAAGCGCCTGCACCGCCTCCAGCACATCGGCGGCATGGCCCTTGACCTTTACCTTGGGCCAGACGCGCTGGATCGTACCGTCCGCGCCGACCAGGAAGGTCGCCCGTTCGATGCCCATATATTTGCGGCCATAAAGCGATTTTTCGACCCAGGTGCCGAACGCCTCACACACAGCGCCGGATTCGTCGGACGCCAGGATGACGCGCAGGCCGTATTTGTCGGCGAATTTCTTGAGCTTGGCGGGCTTGTCCTTGGAAATGCCAACGACCGGCACGCCAATCTTCGCGAAATCGTCGGCCAGGGCGGTGAAATCCTTCGCTTCGTTGGTGCAGCCGGGCGTGTCCGCTTTGGGATAGAAATAAACGACCAGCGGCTTGCCCAGATAGGCGTCCAGCGTGAAGTCCACGCCCTCTGCATCGGCCAGCGTCACGGCGGGGACGGACATACCCTGTTCCAGCATCATCATTCCTCCTGATAGGGCGCGGCGAGCGCGGCCCAGGCTTGGCCCACGCTTTGCCGCGCCTTGGCATAGCTTGCAAGCAGCCCTTCCCAATCGGCCATACCGCAAGCGCGGGCGACGAGCGCACGGGTGGCCTCGGCCGGTTCGGTGGATTTGGGCGAGACGAGGCGCGAGACGACCAGATAGCGGGTGATCAGGTCATGCGCGGCAATCAGGTCCGCGGGCAGATGCCCGGCGGCGACCAGTTGCGCCAATGCTTTGCTGAGGTCCGGGTCGAACGCCATGCGATAATGGAACTGGTTGACGTGGATCAGGAATTCCAGGTCGATGAGGCCGCCCGGCACCAGCTTGACGTCGAGGTCGCCGACGGGCGGCTTATGTTTGGCGATGTCGCGGCGCATCTTCACCGCCTGGCGCGCCAGCTCCTCGAAATCGCGGGGGCGTTGCAGCGTTTGCATGAGGACCGCGTCGAGCGCGGCGCGCGCCTGCGGCGACCCGAAGACCGGGCGCGCACGGGTGAGCGCCAGATGCTCCCAGGTCCAGGCTTCTTCCCGCTGATATTTGGCGAAACTGTCGAGGCTGACCGCCAACAGCCCTTGCGCGCCGGACGGACGCAGGCGGGTATCGACTTCGTAGAGCGGGCCGAAGGCGGTGGCGACTGATAATGCATTGGTGATCCGCTGAGCCAGGCGGTTGAAATATTGGGTCGCGCCCAAGGGTTTGGGACCATCCGATTCGGTCGCGAAATCGCCGGTGAAGAGATAGACGAGATCGAGGTCGGAGGCGTGGGTCAGCACGCCGCCGCCCATGCGGCCGAGCGCCAGGATCAGCAATTCGCCGCCGGGCACTATGCCGTGGGCGATTTCGAACTCCGCCACCGTGCCCGCGGCGAGCACCTCGATCGCGGCTTCGGCGACGCGGCCATAGCCCCTGCCTGCCTCCAGCGGATCGCCGCCGCGAATGATCTGCGCGCCCAAGGCGAAACGTCGGTCACCGACCCGCTGGCGCACCCGGTCGAGCAGCGCCTGATAATCCTCCCCCGGCTCCAGCGCGCCAAGCTGTGCCGCCAGTTGCGGCACGGGCGGTGGCGGGTCGAAGGCGGTGGCATCGATCAATCCGTCGATCAGTTCGGCCCGGCGCCCCAGCGCATCGGCCAAGGTTGGCGCATGGCTCAGCAATTCGGCCAGCAGTTCGACCAGCGCGGGCCGCGCGGCGAGCAGTTTGAAGAAGTTGATGGCGCTGGGCAGGCGGCCGATCATGTCGTCCAGCCGGTTGAGAGCACGGCTGGGATCGGGCGCCTGCGCCAGCGTCCGCATCAGGCCGGGGAGCAGCGCTTCCAGCGCTTCGCGTGACGGCCCGCTGCGCAGGGCGCGGATCGTGCCACCGCGCCAGCGGGTGATGCGGGCAAGCGGGGTTTCGGGATCGGCAAAACCCAAATCCGTCAGTTGTTGCTTCAGCCGGTCCTCGTCATGGGAAAGCGCCGCGTCGTCCTTTTCCGGGGACAGGCGATCATAGTTGCGGCCGACCCATTCGACATGCGGGCGCAGCAGGTCGAGCAGCGCGGCGGCATCCGGCAGGCCGTGCAATTGTGCGACATTATCGAGACTGGTGGGCGATTTGGGCAGTTCGTGCGTCTGGCGATCCCCCACCATCTGCAGCCGATGTTCGATGGTGCGGAAGAGGATATAGGCTTCGTCCAGCCGGGCGGCGACATCGGCCTCGATCACGCCCGCCGCCGCCAGCGCGCGCAGGGCTTCGCGCGTGTTGCCGGATCGGAGCGCGGCGTTGCGGCCGCCATGGATCAACTGGTGGACCTGCGCGAAAAACTCCACCTCGCGGATGCCGCCTCGCCCGCGTTTCAGGTCATAGCCCGGCCCGAACGCCTGCCCCTGCGCATAATG from Sphingobium sp. HWE2-09 includes:
- the bcp gene encoding thioredoxin-dependent thiol peroxidase, which produces MLEQGMSVPAVTLADAEGVDFTLDAYLGKPLVVYFYPKADTPGCTNEAKDFTALADDFAKIGVPVVGISKDKPAKLKKFADKYGLRVILASDESGAVCEAFGTWVEKSLYGRKYMGIERATFLVGADGTIQRVWPKVKVKGHAADVLEAVQAL
- a CDS encoding bifunctional [glutamine synthetase] adenylyltransferase/[glutamine synthetase]-adenylyl-L-tyrosine phosphorylase, whose product is MTDWLETQARIRGHSPFLARALDRFPTVVERLAAGDHDDALVVAQAAGGPQDAPGYSVAQSLRRRRGAIALAVAAADLAGAWDMDRVTRTLSDFADQAVEEALAAAMRERYPDAEHRGFVVLALGKHGSRELNYSSDIDPILLYDPATLPHGEREDVADAAVRIGRRMSELLTSRDGDGYVFRVDLRLRPSPEATPIALPVEAAIGYYESTAMGWEQAAFIRARPAAGDMALGEYFLRQIRPFVWRRSLDFGAIDAIVDISRRIRDHYAQGQAFGPGYDLKRGRGGIREVEFFAQVHQLIHGGRNAALRSGNTREALRALAAAGVIEADVAARLDEAYILFRTIEHRLQMVGDRQTHELPKSPTSLDNVAQLHGLPDAAALLDLLRPHVEWVGRNYDRLSPEKDDAALSHDEDRLKQQLTDLGFADPETPLARITRWRGGTIRALRSGPSREALEALLPGLMRTLAQAPDPSRALNRLDDMIGRLPSAINFFKLLAARPALVELLAELLSHAPTLADALGRRAELIDGLIDATAFDPPPPVPQLAAQLGALEPGEDYQALLDRVRQRVGDRRFALGAQIIRGGDPLEAGRGYGRVAEAAIEVLAAGTVAEFEIAHGIVPGGELLILALGRMGGGVLTHASDLDLVYLFTGDFATESDGPKPLGATQYFNRLAQRITNALSVATAFGPLYEVDTRLRPSGAQGLLAVSLDSFAKYQREEAWTWEHLALTRARPVFGSPQARAALDAVLMQTLQRPRDFEELARQAVKMRRDIAKHKPPVGDLDVKLVPGGLIDLEFLIHVNQFHYRMAFDPDLSKALAQLVAAGHLPADLIAAHDLITRYLVVSRLVSPKSTEPAEATRALVARACGMADWEGLLASYAKARQSVGQAWAALAAPYQEE